The genomic stretch TTTGATGCGATCGCTATAGGTCACAGGCGATAGTTCAATCAGTGCATCCCGATCCTTAACAGGATCGCCATATTCACTAATTCGTAAAATGCGGCGATAGGGAGCAGTGTTATTTAAAAACGTGAGTAGATTGCTAATGCCAACAATCGAGACACCTGCATCATAACTACCTGCAAATTTTGACATCCCAACTAGTGCCGAATAGCCGCCATAGCTACCACCGACAATACCGATTTTGGGAGTGATTCCGTTAGCTTGCCAGTTTTTGCGGATATAGATTGATGCGTCTTCGATATCAGTGATTACTTTGAGGCGATCGCGTCCATTATCAGCATTGAGCCAAGTTTTGCCATAGCCCTCACTACCGCGAACATTCGGCTCCGCAAATACAAAGCCTGCATTCACAAATAACTGGGCATAGCGATTGAAACCTGCGGTACTTTGTCCCTCTGGCCCCCCATGAAAATGAACAATTACGGGGCAAGGCTTTTCCAGAGGATTTTGGGGAGTATTTTCACATTGGGGCGATCGATAGACAAACATGGGGATTTTTGTCCCATCTCGCGTTGTGTAGGTCTCTAGCTTAGCAGCCGTAAATTTACTGGTGTCAATTTCGGGGGTGCTAGGCAAGACCCATTGCGTGAGTTTTTTAGTCTGCCAATCATATACATAGCTAAGTCTTGGAGCTTTGGCAGTTTCTACCCCAATGGTGGTGAAGCGACCATTACGGGTAGTTAAACCTGTATAGATATGATCTGCATTCGCAAATTCAGGCAGCTCGATCGCCTCATAGTTATTGGTGGCGATCGCCTTAACCCTTGTGTAACCGCCATCATTAATCGAGTAGAGAATGCGTTGGCGTTGATCATCGATATCAAAGCTAGCAACATCCGCTTTTAGCTCTGGGGTAATGGGCGTAAATTGCTTGTTTTTGTAACTATAAAGACGACGAAACTCACTAAATTTGGGAGTTAGTACTAAATATTCGTCAGCGTTTACACCATATTGAATGCCATATTCTTCCTTCTCTTTTTGACCAATGAGAGGGGTAGTGGTTCTAGTTTTGACATCGTATTCGTAATATTCCTGCGATTGGCTACCCGTTGCTTTTGCAAAGAGAAATTTTTCGCGATCGCCTGTTTTCGGATTCACATACACATCGGCAATCCACCAAATCCCATCGCCGCCAGAAATTGGCACTTTCTTTTTGGTTTGCAAATCGTAGCGATAAATTGTATTGGAGTCGGGTTTAACATCATTGGCACTGAAATAGATCGTGCGGGAGTCATTGCCAATATATTGCAGTGAGGTACGCACACCTGCTAGGTGCTGGATAACTTCTAACTCTCCGCCATTGGTCGATTGCAAATATAGTCCCGGATTTTCCTCGCCTTGGCGATCGCGAGATAGGATCAGGTATTTACCGTCAGGAGTCATGCCTGCGATCGTTGTGGCATCCTGCCCTCCCGTCACTTGCACAGGAAATTTTTGTGCGCCATCGAGCCGCCACACCTGCACTGTTCCTGTAATTCCCCAAGTAAAAAACATCCGCTTGCCATCGGGTGTGACCATCCCTAACCCTGGCGATCGCACATCGAGAATGGACTCAATCGGACGGGTGACACTAGGCGGTAGTGCCGTTGGTGCATAGCGTTTAAGAATTGCAGGATCGAGGCTATCTTTACCTAATCCTGAATACTGAGCCTGAGCTGGTAGGGCAGCAACGGTAAGACTAGAGAGAAGCACAGAAAATAATAGCGATCGCTGATTCATAAAGTGGGATTGCTTTCACAATAAGTTATAAAAGGTTTGCTAAGAAAGAAAAGTCAATAATTACTAATAGTTAATACCTACCCTAGCCCATTTAGATTGTATCCAAATATAGACAAGAAATAGCCCAGACAGGGCTGCCGCGATCGCCCATTTTATGGAATCTTTCCAAAGCGCGTTACTAATCCTTCTTTTAATTTCATCGGATTGCGACTGCGTCTGATTAATCGATGTATTAATCTCAGTTAAAAGCTTTTTCTTAACCTCTTGAGGCTTGGGTATTTTGGCGACTAATGACTGCTGTTGAGGATTTAGAGATTTTAAAACATCACGAATTTCATTGTCAGTATTTGATTTGTTCAAACGCTCAGCGATCGCTTGTAAAGGACTATTTTGTTGAGCAGTTTTAGCGATGATATCGCCTTGACGAATAGTTTGAACACGGAACGTATTGACAATATCTAAAGGAACACCGAGGAAGAAAAACACTGCCATCACCAAAGCTAGCCAAGAAATAACTTTTGTAGCTATCTGTTCCCATTTTATACGCGCACTATATTCACCAAAAAAGATCAAGGGGAATGATAGTAGTAATAGTGGAACTCTTTCAACAATTTGACCAAAAGTATTTAGCTCCCAAACGGCATCAGTAAATTTTAATGGTAGGACAATTGTTAAAAGATCTAAAATGAATAAAGCTAGTAAGAAATAGCCAACACCTCTTAATAAAGTAAATGTCTGTCTACCCATAGCTGGCACTTGAATATCTTGCATAACTATCTCCAATTTATTGATGGAATTGATTTTTTGAAAAAGTACTATTCCTTAGGGAAATTATCTTTCCAGTAAAGATGCCAATTAATCCATACTTTTTCTAAGGTTTGATATTTTTTATCTAAAGAGCTGCTATTTTGCCCAAGATCATTTTTTTCTATTGGTATCGATATGGTTGTAAATAAACAGCGATCATCGAATAAATCACTAGTTCCCATTAAATAAGCACTAATATGACTCCAAGTCATCTCAAGGGGACGATTATTAATAAACTGCTCTTCAGTAGCAGTCGTCATACCACGTGAATTAATACATGATGATAAGTAAGCCCGTTCTTTATCAGAGAATAAAGCATAATATCCTACTTTATCTAAATACCGCATACTTAGATTATTGTTAGAGGATTTTACGCCAATCATTTCTAATGATTTAGAAATCGAAACTGTTCCATTGGTATATATTGCATCAACTCTTAAAACATTTCGTGACGATGATACATATAAATACTGTTGAGCAGAAGTAGCATCATTATCCAAAGAAATATTTAAAATTTTACTTTCTTTAAATTGCCAATTAGCCAAAGATATTTGATTAGGCAGTTGTAATTTTGAGCGAGTTTTAAGATTAAGATTGAACAGACAAATGCTAATAGCAACAAAGCTTGAAGTACAGGCGATTACTAAGCAAGACGTCTTAATATTCTTGAGGAATTTCAATCTTGATTTTTGATATTTATATCCTTGAGCTAAGTTTATCTGATTCATCTTGATTATATTTAGAAGATTTATTCAATACTTGATAGGATATTCCACCAATCAAAAAAACAATCAGATTTGAGAAAATCCCTGCACCTCCTCCAACATGCCAATAGTTAAAATTATTTATATCACCTTGATTTAAAAGTATTGCTAATAAAAATAGGCGAATACTGTTAATAAAAACAATTAAAAAAACCGTACTTATATAGATAAAGATTTGTTTGGTTTTACTTGTAGGATAAATACTTAATAAAACAACGATAAAGGGAAGCATTGTTAATATGGGTCCCACACTAGAGCAGCTAGGCATTATTTCAACCGCTCCATTTTGGAGATAAATAACAGCACCCTGCCTAATAGATTGGAAGCCGAAATAGTGCAGCATAAAATTGAGAAACTGGGCATCAATATTTACAATCGGCTTTAATATATTATATAAAGATGCATAGGGCAAAGAAATAAGGGTTGCAACTAAAATTTCATTCTTGTAATTTATTAAGCGTCTAAATCCTGTAGTTACTAGGAGTAGACCGATACAAGTAATCACAGGGAAGAAGCCATATAAAACATCAATTTTTGATAGATAATATCGTCCCAAACTATGTCTGATGATCATCCATAGGATTAAAATTGTTCCCAAAATTGAAGCAGTGAGACTGCCACGCAATCTGAGCCTAAATTTCCGTTTCCACAGCAAAAAGCCAATACTAAACCATCCCAAGAAGTTAAGTAAAGATGGTACTCTTTCGGATATTTTCCAGACACTATACAGGTGAAGGATCGCCAAACAGCTAAGAGTTGCAAATATCCAAAAAGTCCGATCAGTCAGGATCTTTTTTAGCTGCTGTAGTTGCGATTCCATAATGTTTTTATATCTTTAATCAAATTGGCGATCGCGCGTCTTGTTGATCACGCAGAGTGTGGAAATCTTTGTCAGGAGTCCACTGAATTGCACCATCTCTGCCTGTCCAAAATACGCGAATTTTGGCTTCATAGAATTGATTGACTATTTCCTCAACAACACTTGTGGCTGAAGCGATCGCAATTTTAGGACTAATCGCTTCCAAAATCTTGGAATCAATTTGCCCGCCTGTCCACCAGAGAATATTCGCGGATAATTTTGGTAGTAAGTCTTTTTGACCAATGATCACCTGTTGTGCCTTTTGGTCAGCATTAGCAAGCATTAGCCAAGATAGCTCACCCGTTTTGATTTTGAGAATAGCTGGTGATTGATTGAGTAGTTGCACCTCGATTTGGTTATTAATCGTGAGAGTTTCACCCACTTTGAGTGAAGCTAAGGGAGTCTTTGCCGTGGACAGAGACTGTTGGAGGTCTTGATAGGGCTTAGGCGTAACACCAAGGCTAATATCGCGGAACTGGGCGATCGCTACAGAACTAGACATAAGCGTGTTCCATCCGTCACTGATATCTGGCTGCGTATCGGTCGAAACTGCCCAATCAATACGATTAATACCCAATTTTTGCAATAGTGGTTGCAGGGTGAAACTGGCAAATTGCCGATCACCGCTATTAATCAGTACTGTTTGATTTTGATTACGGATGAGCATTATCGGCACATCATTAAATGCAGGTAATGTCACTTGAAATGCATTTGCTTGGGCGATCGCATTGGGGACAAATAACACCACACAGGCAAGAACAAAGGCAATCGTCCAGCGCTGCATTTTGCCAAACCAAGGCACAAGCCAAATTGCTATGAATAACGCATAGGCAAGCAACATTTGCCAGAGATGAATTGCCCCAACATTGGTATTGGCATTAGGTAGCGTGTTAACCCATTGAGCAATGTCAATTGTCCAATGCAGCAAGGGATAAAGTAGCCATGCAATACCCGCACCAATCGGTACAAAAATAATTGCTAATAGCCCGCTAATAATGCCGCCATAGGTAGATATTGACACTAGAGGTGTTGTACAAACATTAGCTAGCAGACTATAGGGTGTCAGTTTGCCAAATACAACCAATTGCAAAGGCAATGTCCAAATATATGCTGCGATCGGTACAGACATTAGTTCTGCGATCGCTGGGGGTAGCCATTCTAAACGCTCGGAAATCGAACGTGAGGTGGTGAGTAGTCCAAAGGTGGCAAGAAAACTAAACTGAAAACCTAAATCCCAAATCCAGAGTGGTTGATAGAGCAGTAGCAATACCGCTGTAATTACTAAACCCAACACGGGACGACTACGACGCTGTACGACTAAACCAATCAAACTACCGAAGCCCATAACAACTGCTCGTAAAATCGAGGGACTAGCGCCTGTCAGGAGTAAATATCCCCCCAAGCACAGGCTACCAATCAAAAATTGCAGTTTCAGTGAACTATTGTGGCTAATCGCGATCGCAGCTCCCAATACCAACGTGACTTGAAAGCCTGAAGCTGCCAGTACTGCCGCTAATCCCGCATTAATAAATTCATCCTTGAGATCGCTCGGCAAGTCCACTGCACGGCTACCTAGTACTAAAGAGCTAAGCAAGGAACCCTCTGGCACACCTGCCCCCATCACATGGGCACGGACAATCTTACTAATAAACCACCATTCCCCAAAGGAGGGTGGATCACCTTGGAGAATTAGCGATCGCCCACTTAGCCCTGCAAATACACCTTGACGCGCTAAGTAGGACTTAAAATCAAAGGCTCCAAAGTTATCAGCACGACTAGGCAAATATAATCTTCCTGAAAGTTCGATCGCTTGTCCTGCCCGTAAACCTGTCACCTCAATCAATGGCACAGTGACATATAACTTGCCCGCAGTTGCAACAAACTTATTTGCTTCATCGGACTTCGTTTCTGTAGTGCTAGTAGTTGGAGTTGTTGCTGGATCAGGATTTTGACTAATATCCTTAAGATTTAATTTACCAGAAGGATTAATTTCTCGCACCTCTAGCAAAAATTTTGCCCTTTCACTGCGAGTTAGACTAGGCGGTTCCACCACCTGTCCCCGCACAATCACATTCGATATGGGTGCATATTTAGAAATATCGTTAGCTTGGGGTTGGGGCGTGCGCAGTTTCACATAAAAACAAGCAAAAATTGCTATCAATGTTGCAAGTAGATATACCCAACGCTTAGGACCTAAACGCCAGACAGCAGGAACCAGCAGCGATAAACCAAAGCCGATACCAAATACTGTATAAAAGCCTGTCCAGTCTGGCAAAAAGCTGGCATATGCCCCTGCCACAAAAAACAAAGCTAAAACTAAGGCAATTTGCGATCTCCTCATGTACTCAATTTCAAGGCTAACTTAAGGTATCGTCGTAATTGTTCCGAAGGTAGCGATCGCTAAATTCTGAAGGTGGGCGATCGTTACTCCAAGCCCACCAAGCTGCTTGGCACTCGCATTTATAAAATTCTTGCCATTTCCGTTGATGATTTTCCGTGTAAACAGGCGATCGGCGATTGACCCACACCGCTTCAGCTTTACTTGGAGGTTGACTACAGCGTGGACAACAAAAACTACTGGCGTGTGTAGCCTTTTCGACCCACTCTGGAGGAATCGGATTAAAAGCTTCCATAAAAAATGACAGGTAACGCGACTCCGCGATAATTGTTTCTAAAGATCCCAAGATCTTGCCTTAAGTTAACGCAAGATTAGCAATAAATGTCCTACGCTACTCATTTCTCTGCAAATAAATCCACCCAAAAAGCATAAAGTTGTGGAACAAATCGAGTATTCACCAAAATTGTTCATACTTTACTGTACTCACTCCTATCCAGCAATAACATTTTCGAGTCTAGTAAGTGACTAAGCATAATTAACGTCAATTCGCGTTAAGCTGGCAAATTTGAAAACTCCAAAAGTAAGAACCTTGCTAAGCAAGGCTCTTACTTTTGGGATTTGAGAGGGAGTTTGCGTAGCAAACTCCCTCTCAAATCCCGTTTCAAATTATCCCGAACTCGCGTTTGCTTATTGTCATCAACCCAAAAAGCCTTCTTTGCATATGGAATGGGTTTTACCCTCTCACTCTTAACCCGAACTCAGGTTACATTAAGTTTATGGCTCCCCATAATCCCTTCTGTATTCTCATTTCTGTTCAGCAGTGTTATTTCGATCATTTATCTGAGTGAACAGTTTCGCTATGCATCAAATATCGATGATCTGACTTAAATTGCTAACCGTCGTTATTTTGATCTCTTTCTCCTCAAAAACTTCAACACTAAAAAAGATCTGTCAGTAATTCTCTGTGATATCGATCATTTCAAGCTATACAACAATAGTTATGGGCATCAGGCTGGGGATTCTTGCTTAAAACAAGTAGCTAGTGCAATCGGGAAATCTGTACGGAGTGGAGAGCTAGCTGGTAGATATGGTGGAGAAGAGTTTGCCGTCGTGCTTCCTGATGCTGACTTTAAGACAGCCTTATCTGTTGCCGAAAGAATTGTCAGCAATGTCCGTGCGCTGGATATCCCCCATAAAAGCTCAAAAACCTGTAATATTGTGACCTTAAGCTGTGTAATTGCAACAAGGACAGTTGAAGATGGCTCTAGCTTGGATTTACTGATTTGAGCTGATCGCGCACTCTATAAAGCTAAAGAACTCAGTCGCGATCGCGCTGTAGGATAGGATCAAGTTTAGTTAAGACATTAACTATTGAGAATATTGAGAGAGTGCGCCCCTAAGGGGCGCACTCTCTCAATGGATATACACTTGCTTCCTAATATTAAAAAGTGTAAATATTCAGGTTAAGATGTAAAGGTTTGTTACAAGTTTTAGCAGTCCTTCCATCGTTAGTGAGCCGTGTCAGCTTTATCTTCTGAACCCAATTATCGCTGGAGTCGTGACAACTACTCTGAACTCGCCCGCACCATAGACATCTGGCGTACTGTTCTCACCTTTTCTTGGATGATCTGGCTCGATGGCAAAAAATGGAGCTATATCGGGGGCAAAACTGAATCCAAAGTCAAACAACGCACTAGAAAACGGGCAATTTGGCTAAGGGAATCCATGCTACAACTGGGACCCACATTTATTAAAGTTGGGCAATTGCTTTCCACCCGTGCCGATATTTTGCCAACGGAGTCCGTTGAGGAATTATCTAAGTTACAGGACAAGGTTCCTGCATTTACTGCGGAAAAGGCGAAGCAAATTATTGAGGCAGATTTAGGCAAGTCCGTTGACCAAATGTTTGGTTACTTTGATCCTGTCCCCCTTGCCGCAGCAAGCCTAGGACAGGTGCATAAGGCACAACTGCATACGGGCGAAGAAATCGTGGTTAAGGTACAACGTCCGGGATTATTGAAATTATTTGCGATCGATTTAGGTATTCTCAAGAAAATTGCACAGTATTTTCAAAATCATCCCAAGTATGGACGGGGACGTGATTGGGTTGGTATTTATGAAGAATGCCGCAAAATCCTTTACGAGGAAGCAGATTATCTCAACGAAGGTCGTAATGCTGATACCTTTCGTCGTAATTTTCGAGGCGATCGCCGCATTATGGTTCCGCGAGTTTATTGGCGTTACGCATCACGACGAGTGCTGACTCTAGAATATATGCCGGGGATCAAGGTAAGTAACTATGAAGCTCTTGAAGCCGCAGGGATCGATCGCAAAATTATTGCTCGCATCGGTGCAGAGTCATATCTCGAACAATTGCTCAATCATGGCTTTTTCCATGCCGATCCCCATCCCGGAAACTTAGCAGTTACTGGCAAAGGTGAACTGATTTTCTATGATTTCGGAATGATGGGACAGATCCAAACCATCACCCGTGATAAATTACTGCGCACTTTCTTTGGAATCGCCAAAAAAGATGCGGAGGCAGTGGTTAATTCCTTAATTGAATTAGGCGCTTTAGAAGTCAAAGGTGACATTGGACCAATTAGGCGATCGGTGCAGTATATGCTCGACAACTTCATGGGGCAACCTATGGATAAGCAATCGGTTGCAGCGATCAGTGATGATTTGTACGATATTGCCTATGACCAACCATTTCGATTTCCCGCCACCTTTACCTTTGTCATGCGGGCACTCTCAACCCTTGAAGGTCTGGGCAAAGGACTTGATCCTAGTTTTAACTTTATGGAAGTCGCAAAACCCTACGCAACCAATCTTATGGAAAATGGCAGTAATAAGGAGTCAGGTAATTTATCTACCGCTTTTCTCGGTGAGCTGGGTAGACAAGCCGCTCAGGTAAGTAATACAGCGATCGCCTTACCACGTCGAATTGATGACACCCTCGCCAAACTCGAACGTGGTGATATTCGGGTCAGAATCAAATCCCAAGAAACTGATCGCCTATTACGTCGCCTCAGTAATGTCGGCATCGGCGCAATCTATGCCCTTTTAGGAGCAACTTGCCTATCATGTGCCACCCTTTTATTAGTTAATGGCTGGTTTGTTCCCGCGATCATGGCAACACTCTTTGCCATAGTTTTTGTATTAATCTTATTACGATTGTTATCGCGAATTGATCGTCCTGAACGATGATTTGCTTACAAATCAAATTTAGTATTTGCAATGCTTAAAGCATTGCAAATACTAAATTTGATTTTAATGATAGTTTATGAATATTACTGTAGTTTTTACCTGTGAAGGTTAAACTAAAGATTGCGGTAGCAGAACTGGTTAATTCAATACGTCGAGTCGAACCACCTAACATGAAGCGTCTATTTGCGGGAGCAACAGATACGGGCTGTGTCAGATCAGCCAATCAAGATTCTTACTATATCGATCCTGATGGACGATTTTTTGTAGTTGCTGATGGGATGGGAGGACACGCAGGGGGCGAGATAGCAAGTAAGATTGCTGTCGATTCCATCCGTGAATGTTTAGACGCACTTTGGGATGTCGAAACAACACCTCAAAAGCTGATGCAGGATGCGATTGACAAGGCAAACCAAGCCATTATTAATGATCAAATGGCTAATCCTGTGCGCTCAGACATGGGAACAACCGTAGTCTTATTACTATTTCGTGACGAACAGCCGTGGTTTTGCCACATTGGAGACTCACGACTATATCGTTTACGGGGAGCAAAATTAGAACAAATCAGTGATGACCATACATGGATTGCCCGTGCGATTCAAACGGGGGTAGTCAATGCCGACGACGCGAAAAGCCATCCTTGGCGACATATGCTCCTACAATGCTTGGGGCGTGAAGACTTAAAATCAATTACAGCACAGGATATCGAGTGGCAACCTGGCGATCGCTTCTTGATCTGTAGTGATGGTTTAACTGAGGAACTAAGCGATGATCGCATCACTCACCAACTCAAGAATACTCGTAACTGCCAACAAGCTGCCGAAGCCTTAGTCGAAGCGGCAAAGTTACGTGGTGGTCGAGACAATATCACTGTAGTAATTGTATCTAACGAATTAAATCCAAATAGTTAGTTACAGCGCTTGGCGCTGACATGAAAACCAGAGAAATTTTTGAAAGCACTGCTTCGCAGTGCTTTCAAAAATTTCTCTGGGCTACTTTATAAGCCTCAAAAGGGAGTTGCGACGCGAAGCGTCGCAACTCCCTTTTGAGCTTTAGTTCTGCCCTAATAGTTAATTAATAGTTGAGATTGTCTGTCTAGGTAGAGCCAACTAACAACCTCTATCTATACTAGAAGCGTAAAGCTCAGTAATTCCTAATGAATAGCATTCGGAGAATCAGCTTTTTAATTTTGTTGACCCTAGCATTAGTAACCGCAATTGGGGTGTCAGATCTCAGCTTTTTTGCGAATTCGGAGGCAAAATCTAGCCTAGCGGAGGAAGCTTGGGGACAGGCGGGATCGATCGCCTATCAAGCGGCGGCAAGAACGATGCGCTCTAAAAATGGTGAAGGCAGACCTCTCGATAATGTCCAGAAACGCTATCTAAGGCGATATTTCATCGATTATATTGACCGTGTCACCGTGATTTACGATGCTCAAATGATGGATCGCTGGATCTTGGGCAATGTCGCTGTCCATTTTGGGAAAGTAGAGACGATCGCCCAAACCTATTGCGATCGCATCTATCTTCGCGATCCATACAAATCTGAAGATCCCAAACAGTTGGCAGTACTAGCTCATGAAATGGTGCATGTACGCCAATGCGCCCAAAATGGAGGATTAGATCAGTTTGGCTATCAATATTTTGTGGAATATAAACGCGCCAAACAAAAGTACGAAAATAATCTCATG from Pseudanabaena sp. Chao 1811 encodes the following:
- a CDS encoding cyanoexosortase A system-associated protein, producing MNQINLAQGYKYQKSRLKFLKNIKTSCLVIACTSSFVAISICLFNLNLKTRSKLQLPNQISLANWQFKESKILNISLDNDATSAQQYLYVSSSRNVLRVDAIYTNGTVSISKSLEMIGVKSSNNNLSMRYLDKVGYYALFSDKERAYLSSCINSRGMTTATEEQFINNRPLEMTWSHISAYLMGTSDLFDDRCLFTTISIPIEKNDLGQNSSSLDKKYQTLEKVWINWHLYWKDNFPKE
- a CDS encoding DUF4157 domain-containing protein, which produces MNSIRRISFLILLTLALVTAIGVSDLSFFANSEAKSSLAEEAWGQAGSIAYQAAARTMRSKNGEGRPLDNVQKRYLRRYFIDYIDRVTVIYDAQMMDRWILGNVAVHFGKVETIAQTYCDRIYLRDPYKSEDPKQLAVLAHEMVHVRQCAQNGGLDQFGYQYFVEYKRAKQKYENNLMEREAYDLQNRFAKTNQ
- a CDS encoding Stp1/IreP family PP2C-type Ser/Thr phosphatase, with product MKRLFAGATDTGCVRSANQDSYYIDPDGRFFVVADGMGGHAGGEIASKIAVDSIRECLDALWDVETTPQKLMQDAIDKANQAIINDQMANPVRSDMGTTVVLLLFRDEQPWFCHIGDSRLYRLRGAKLEQISDDHTWIARAIQTGVVNADDAKSHPWRHMLLQCLGREDLKSITAQDIEWQPGDRFLICSDGLTEELSDDRITHQLKNTRNCQQAAEALVEAAKLRGGRDNITVVIVSNELNPNS
- the hpsJ-A gene encoding HpsJ-like protein, cyanoexosortase A-associated, translated to MQDIQVPAMGRQTFTLLRGVGYFLLALFILDLLTIVLPLKFTDAVWELNTFGQIVERVPLLLLSFPLIFFGEYSARIKWEQIATKVISWLALVMAVFFFLGVPLDIVNTFRVQTIRQGDIIAKTAQQNSPLQAIAERLNKSNTDNEIRDVLKSLNPQQQSLVAKIPKPQEVKKKLLTEINTSINQTQSQSDEIKRRISNALWKDSIKWAIAAALSGLFLVYIWIQSKWARVGINY
- a CDS encoding archaeosortase/exosortase family protein, translated to MESQLQQLKKILTDRTFWIFATLSCLAILHLYSVWKISERVPSLLNFLGWFSIGFLLWKRKFRLRLRGSLTASILGTILILWMIIRHSLGRYYLSKIDVLYGFFPVITCIGLLLVTTGFRRLINYKNEILVATLISLPYASLYNILKPIVNIDAQFLNFMLHYFGFQSIRQGAVIYLQNGAVEIMPSCSSVGPILTMLPFIVVLLSIYPTSKTKQIFIYISTVFLIVFINSIRLFLLAILLNQGDINNFNYWHVGGGAGIFSNLIVFLIGGISYQVLNKSSKYNQDESDKLSSRI
- a CDS encoding ABC1 kinase family protein: MSALSSEPNYRWSRDNYSELARTIDIWRTVLTFSWMIWLDGKKWSYIGGKTESKVKQRTRKRAIWLRESMLQLGPTFIKVGQLLSTRADILPTESVEELSKLQDKVPAFTAEKAKQIIEADLGKSVDQMFGYFDPVPLAAASLGQVHKAQLHTGEEIVVKVQRPGLLKLFAIDLGILKKIAQYFQNHPKYGRGRDWVGIYEECRKILYEEADYLNEGRNADTFRRNFRGDRRIMVPRVYWRYASRRVLTLEYMPGIKVSNYEALEAAGIDRKIIARIGAESYLEQLLNHGFFHADPHPGNLAVTGKGELIFYDFGMMGQIQTITRDKLLRTFFGIAKKDAEAVVNSLIELGALEVKGDIGPIRRSVQYMLDNFMGQPMDKQSVAAISDDLYDIAYDQPFRFPATFTFVMRALSTLEGLGKGLDPSFNFMEVAKPYATNLMENGSNKESGNLSTAFLGELGRQAAQVSNTAIALPRRIDDTLAKLERGDIRVRIKSQETDRLLRRLSNVGIGAIYALLGATCLSCATLLLVNGWFVPAIMATLFAIVFVLILLRLLSRIDRPER
- a CDS encoding ComEC/Rec2 family competence protein — translated: MRRSQIALVLALFFVAGAYASFLPDWTGFYTVFGIGFGLSLLVPAVWRLGPKRWVYLLATLIAIFACFYVKLRTPQPQANDISKYAPISNVIVRGQVVEPPSLTRSERAKFLLEVREINPSGKLNLKDISQNPDPATTPTTSTTETKSDEANKFVATAGKLYVTVPLIEVTGLRAGQAIELSGRLYLPSRADNFGAFDFKSYLARQGVFAGLSGRSLILQGDPPSFGEWWFISKIVRAHVMGAGVPEGSLLSSLVLGSRAVDLPSDLKDEFINAGLAAVLAASGFQVTLVLGAAIAISHNSSLKLQFLIGSLCLGGYLLLTGASPSILRAVVMGFGSLIGLVVQRRSRPVLGLVITAVLLLLYQPLWIWDLGFQFSFLATFGLLTTSRSISERLEWLPPAIAELMSVPIAAYIWTLPLQLVVFGKLTPYSLLANVCTTPLVSISTYGGIISGLLAIIFVPIGAGIAWLLYPLLHWTIDIAQWVNTLPNANTNVGAIHLWQMLLAYALFIAIWLVPWFGKMQRWTIAFVLACVVLFVPNAIAQANAFQVTLPAFNDVPIMLIRNQNQTVLINSGDRQFASFTLQPLLQKLGINRIDWAVSTDTQPDISDGWNTLMSSSVAIAQFRDISLGVTPKPYQDLQQSLSTAKTPLASLKVGETLTINNQIEVQLLNQSPAILKIKTGELSWLMLANADQKAQQVIIGQKDLLPKLSANILWWTGGQIDSKILEAISPKIAIASATSVVEEIVNQFYEAKIRVFWTGRDGAIQWTPDKDFHTLRDQQDARSPI
- a CDS encoding S9 family peptidase — its product is MNQRSLLFSVLLSSLTVAALPAQAQYSGLGKDSLDPAILKRYAPTALPPSVTRPIESILDVRSPGLGMVTPDGKRMFFTWGITGTVQVWRLDGAQKFPVQVTGGQDATTIAGMTPDGKYLILSRDRQGEENPGLYLQSTNGGELEVIQHLAGVRTSLQYIGNDSRTIYFSANDVKPDSNTIYRYDLQTKKKVPISGGDGIWWIADVYVNPKTGDREKFLFAKATGSQSQEYYEYDVKTRTTTPLIGQKEKEEYGIQYGVNADEYLVLTPKFSEFRRLYSYKNKQFTPITPELKADVASFDIDDQRQRILYSINDGGYTRVKAIATNNYEAIELPEFANADHIYTGLTTRNGRFTTIGVETAKAPRLSYVYDWQTKKLTQWVLPSTPEIDTSKFTAAKLETYTTRDGTKIPMFVYRSPQCENTPQNPLEKPCPVIVHFHGGPEGQSTAGFNRYAQLFVNAGFVFAEPNVRGSEGYGKTWLNADNGRDRLKVITDIEDASIYIRKNWQANGITPKIGIVGGSYGGYSALVGMSKFAGSYDAGVSIVGISNLLTFLNNTAPYRRILRISEYGDPVKDRDALIELSPVTYSDRIKAPLLIIQGANDPRVPVGEAIQIQKILEQKKIPSQLVIFPDEGHGSSKRSNQVLEIGYTLDFFKKHLQNNHENK
- a CDS encoding diguanylate cyclase, whose translation is MSVILCDIDHFKLYNNSYGHQAGDSCLKQVASAIGKSVRSGELAGRYGGEEFAVVLPDADFKTALSVAERIVSNVRALDIPHKSSKTCNIVTLSCVIATRTVEDGSSLDLLI